TTCAATTTTGTGAAATGCGACCACAGCATTTGTAAAGGATAAAAATGCGCAATGCATTTGAGGCATGGGCCCAGCGCGATGGACACATCGTCCGCCGCCGTGAAGATAAGCCGGAAGAATATCTCGTGTTCGAAACGCAACGCCGCTGGGTAATCTGGCAGGCGGCTTTGGCGCATGGAAAGACCGCGGCGGCAACGCCGAAGGCTTCCGCCAAGTCCGCGGCCAAGGAAGCCGAACCGGCACGCGCCAGCGCGCCGCAGGCCTTGCAGGGCGGCGCGGACGAAGCGTCGATGCGCAACCGGGTGCTCAATGAAGTGCTCGATGCGTTCAGCGACCTGGACGACGCAGCCGGCATCGAAGGCGCGCTGCGGGTGATCCAGAACCTGAAGAAAAAGCAGAAGGCGCTGGCCGAGCAAAAAGCCGAGAGCTGATGCAGTACCGGCACTACAAGGGCGGTCTGTACGAGCTGGTCTGCATGGCCACGCTCGAATCGGACCTGTCCGAGATGGTCGTGTACCGCGCGGCCGACGGTTCGATCTGGACCCGTCCGAAAGACGTATTCTTCCAGCTGGTCGACGTTGACGGCCAGATGGTGCCGCGCTTCGCGCCGGTATGCTGAATTTCCTTTCCTTCCCCGGAGCGCGTATGCAAGGGACCAGGGCCGCCCTGTGCGCGGCATTGTCGGGCGCCGCGCTGTGCGCCTCCGCGGAGACGGTGGGATCGGTCGACACCGCGTTCAAGCTGATTGGCCCCGATCACAAGGTGGTGGTCGAAGTGTTCGACGACCCGAAGGTGGCGGGCGTGAGCTGCTACCTGTCGCGCGCGAAAACCGGCGGCATCAAGGGCGCCATCGGGATCGCCGAGGACAAGGCCGAATCGTCGGTGGCGTGCCGCCAAGTCGGCGCGCTGTCCTTCCCCGGCAAGGTGCCGCGCCAGGAAGAAGTGTTTTCCGAGCGCGCCTCTATCTTCTTCAAGCACGTGCGCGTGGTGCGCATGGTGGACGCGAAGCGCAATGCGCTGGTCTACCTGGTGTATTCCGACCGCCTGATCGACGGCAGCCCGAAAAACAGCGTCACCGCGGTGCCGGTGCCCGCCAACCAGCCCATCCCGCTGCAATAAGCGTATCGATTCATGAATGCGCGGCGCCTGCCGTAAACAGCATTGGATGAATCAAGGAACCCACATCATGCCTTTCAAACGAACCGGCGCGGCGCTGCTGGCGCTCGCCTGCGGCGCGCTGGCCGGCTGCGCGACCCTGTCCGAGTCCGGACAGCAGGAAGTGACCGTGCACGCGGTGCTCGACCACCGCGAGCTGGCCGGAGTCGGCTGCGTGCTGTCGAACAGAGTTGGGCGCTGGTTCGTTATGGCGCCGGGACGGGTGACGGTGCAGAAGAACGATTCCGACCTGCGCGTCTCGTGCAAGAAGGATGGGGTGGCGATGGGAGCGGAGTTGTGGCATCCGCATTACGGCACCGACAAGATTCTCGGCAATGCGCTGCTCACCGCGGGACTGGGGGAGTACGTCGATCGCCATTCGGGCGCCGGTTTCGACTACCAGTCGACGATCACGGTGCTGATGCGGCCAGTCGCCGCGGCGCAGGCAGCGCCGACCAGCGAGCCTGGCAATACCGTGTACTAAAAAAATGGGGTCAGGTCCGCAGGACCAGACCCCAGAGTCGGCGCATCGGAGTCTGGTCCTTCGGACCTGACCCCATTTTGCTTCTTAGGTGCGGTTGATCAGGAAGGTCGACAGCAGCGGCACCGGACGGCCGGTCGCGCCCTTCGCTCCGCCCGATTTCCACGCGGTGCCTGCGATATCGAGGTGCGCCCAGGTGTAGTTGCGGGTGAAGTTTTCGAGGAAGCAGGCAGCGGTGACGCTGGCGCCGCCCGGCGTGCCGATGTTGCCCAGGTCGGCGAAGTTCGACTTGAGCTGCTCGTTGTAGGCTTCCTCGATCGGCAGGCGCCATGCGGTGTCCGACGCTTCCTTGCCGGCGGCGAGCAGTTCGGCGGCCAGCGCCTCGTGCGCGTCGTCGCTGCGGGTGAACAGGCCGCTGTTATGGTGGCCCAGAGCGACGATGCAGGCGCCCGTCAGGGTGGCGATGTCCACGACAGCCGCCGGCTTGAAGCGCTCGGCGTAGGTCAGGGCGTCGCACAGCACCAGGCGGCCTTCGGCGTCGGTATTGAGCACTTCGATAGTCAGGCCGTTCATCGAGGTGACGATGTCGCCCGGCTTGGTGGCGCGGCCCGACGGCATGTTCTCGCAGGCGGCGATGATGCCGACCACGTTCAGCTTCAGGTTCATCTCGCCGATCGCGCGGAAGGTGCCCAGCACCGAAGCGGCGCCGCACATGTCGTACTTCATCTCGTCCATCGCGGGACCCGGCTTGATCGAAATGCCGCCGGTGTCGAAGGTGATGCCCTTGCCGACCAGGACCACCGGTGCGTCGCTCTTCTTGGCGCCCATGTGCTTGAGGACGATGAACTTCGGCGGCTCTTCGCTGCCGTTGGTGACCGACAGGAAGCTGCCCATCTTCAGCGCTTCGAGCTGCTTGCGCTCGAGGACTTCGATGTCGAAGCCGTAGTCCTTGCCCAGCTTCTTGGCGGTGTTGGCCAGGTAGGTCGGGGTGCAGACGTTGGCCGACAGGTTGCCCAGTTCCTTGGTCAGGTCCATGCCGTTGGCGATCGCTTCGGCCTGCGCCAGCGCGATCTTGGTCTTGGAGTCGACGAAATCGGCCGCCAGAGTGATCTTGCGCACGCCGGTCGGCGCCGGATCCTTCTTGCTCTTCTGGCCGTCGGTGCGGAACACGCTCTCGTGGGCGGCGCAGACGATGGCGCGCACGGCCCAGGCCAGGTCGCGGCCTTTCACTTCCATCATCGGTAATGCGATAATGGCGTCCGCCGCGCCCAGCTGGGCGAATGCCTTGAGGGTGGCGCCGATGGCCGTGGTGAAGCTCTTTTCGCTGACGTCTTCGTCGGCGCCCAGGCCCACCAGCAGCACGCGCTCGGCCTTCGCGCCGGTCACGCCGCGCAGCAGCAGGGTCGAACCGGCCTTGCCAGTGATGTCTCCGGACTTCAGCGCAGCCGTGATTTCACCACCCTGGTCGAAGGCGCGGGCGGCAAGCGACAGTTTTTTGTTTTCGTAGACCGCGACCGCGACGCAGCCAGTCTTGGCCGACGCGATGGTGTTTTTTGTGTCGAATGCTTTTATGCTAAAGTCCATTTGATTCTCCGTATGTATATGACGCGCACTGCCTAACCTGTGATTATAACTTTCGAATGATTTTTCAACGCGCACTTCGACGTGAACTTGCCAGTGCCGCCGGCGCCACTTTCACGGTGCTGTTTTCGATCTATGTCACCTGGACCCTGATCACCCTCCTGGGCAGAGCCGCCGGCGGCAAGATCGCATCCGGCGACGTCGTCGCGCTGATCTTCTTCGCAGTGCTGAATTATCTGCCAACTATCCTGATCCTCACCAGCTTTATTTCAGTTTTGATGGCCGTGACGCGCAGCTACCGCGACTCCGAGATGGTGGTCTGGTTCGCATCGGGCCAGTCGCTGCTGCGCTGGATCGCCCCGGTCATGACGTTCGGCCTGCCAATCGTGCTGGCCACCGCTTCCCTCAGCCTGGTCGCCACGCCGTGGGCCAAGCTGAAAAGCACCGAGTTCATTCAGCGTTTCGAAAAGCGCGAAGACCTGAAGAAGGTCTCGCCGGGACAGTTCAAGGAATCGACCACCGCCAACCGGGTCTTCTTCGTCGAAGGCGCCGCCTCCGGCTCGAACGCGGTGCAGAACGTCTTCGTCAACACGGTGGAAAAGAACGGCAACACGGTCGTCGTGGCGAAGGAAGGCGTGATCGAAGGCGACGGCAAGGGCGGCCAGCTGCTGGTGCTGAAAAACGGGCGGCGCTACCAGGGCGTGCCGGGCCAGGCAGATTTCCAGTCGATGGAGTTCGAGCGCTACAGCATGCGCGTGGCGACCAAGGTGCCCGTGCTGGGCGCCGACCTGCCGGTCGACACCTTCACCACGATGGCGCTGATCGCCGCGCCGAACCGCTATACGATGGCCGAACTGCTGTGGAGGCTGGCGTCGCCGTTGATGTGCGCGGTGCTGATGCTGCTGGCCATTCCGCTCGGCTTCGTCAATCCGCGGGCCGGCAGTTCGGTCAACCTGATTCTCGCGCTGCTGATCTTCTTCACCTACATTAACCTGGTCAAGGTGTTCGAAGGCAGCGTCAAGCAAGGCAAGGCGCAATTCGGCACCGCGTGGTGGCCGCTGCACCTGACCGTGGGGCTGCTGGTGATGGCCTTGTTCGCCTGGCGCCTGAACGTCAACCACCGCTATCATCCGCTGGTGCTGCTCAATGCCTGGAAGCGCTCGCGCATCCTTGGGAAGGCGAGCGCCAAATGAAGATCCTGCAACGCTACTTCGCGGTCAACATCATGCAGGCCGTCGCCTTCGCGCTGGTCGCCTTTCTCGCCCTGACGGCATTTAACGACCTGACCGCCGAACTGCCTTCGGTGGGGCAGGGCGGCTACATGATCCAGCACGCCTTCCTGTACGTGCTGATGCTGCTGCCCGGCCACGTGTACGAAGTGATGCCGGTGGCCGCGCTGATCGGCACCATCTATGCGATGTCGCAGTTCGCGGCCAGCTCGGAATTTACCATCATGCGCGCCTCGAGCATGTCGACCGCGATGGCCGCCTGGATGCTGTTCAGGATCGGCATCGTGTTCGTCCTGATCACCTTCGTGTTCGGCGAGTTGATCACGCCGCGCACGGCGCCGCTGGCCGAGCGGCTCAAGCTTTCGACCAAGGGATCGACCGTGTCGCAGCAGTTCCGGTCGGGGCTGTGGGCCAAGGACGTGGTGCACCGCGACGGCGTCAACGGGCCGGTCACCGGCTCGCGCTTCTTCAACGTCAACCAGTTCAAGCCGGACGGCCAGCTGGCGGGCGTGAAGCTGTACGAATTCGATACCAGTTTCCGCCTGCGCTCCCTGGTGACTGCGGCCAGTGCCGCGTTCGAGGGGAACAATACCTGGCGCCTGACGGACGTCACCGAGACGCTGTTTTCGAACAGCCGCGTGCTGCCGGCGCCGGGCGAACTGGCGCGGTCCGGAGCGGCTGTCCAGGGCATGTTCGGCCAGGAGACCAGCGCCGTCTCGACGCGCAAGCTGCCCACGATGCAGCTGGTGTCGGAAGTGACGCCGAAGATCCTGTCGGTGTCGTCGGCCGATCCGGACCGCATGTCGGCCAACGAGCTGGCGGTGTACACGCGCCACCTGGCCGAGAACAAGCAGGAAAACGACCGCTTCAAGATCGCATTCTGGAAAAAGCTGATCGACCCGCTCGCCATTTTCGTGCTGATGGCGCTGGCGCTGCCGTTCGCTTACCTGCAGATGCGCAGCGGCGGCGTGAGCCTGAAGATCTTCATCGGCATCATGATCGGCGTGAGCTTCCTGCTGGTGAACACGCTGTTCTCGCACCTCGGCCTGCTCTCGACCTGGCCGCCGCTTCTCACCGCGGTCGCACCGAGCCTGCTGTACCTGCTGCTGGCGCTGGGCGCGCTGTGGCGGGTGGAGCGCCACTGATGGACGCGCGCGCGCTGGTGCTGTTCGCGCACGGCGCGCGCGCCGCGTCGTGGGCGGCGCCGTTCGAGCGGCTGCGCGACCTCACGCAGGCGCGCCTGCCGGACGTGCAGGTGTCGCTCGCCTTCCTCGAATTGATGGAGCCGCGCCTGCCTGCCGAAGTGGCGCGCCTGGCGGCCGCCGGCGTCACGCAGGTCACGGTGGTGCCGGTATTTTTGGGGCAGGGCGGGCATCTGCTGCGCGACCTGCCGCTGCTGGTGGACCAGATGAAGCTCGCTCACCCCTCGATCGACATCAAGGTGGTGGGCGCGGTCGGTGAAGATCCGGCGGTGCTCGATGCGATGACCGCTTACTGCGTCGCGTCCCTGGGCTGAGGCGGGCGCGGGAACAGCGCCAGCAGCCCTTTCATGGTGTAGACGACGATCAGCGTGCCATTCAGGTCGCCGATGAACATGACGAAAAATCCGCGCAGCAGGTTGCCGGAGTCGCCGTGGACGAAGAACCAGATATGGTGCAGCAGCGGGCTCGCCAGCGAATACAGCAGGATGCAGCCGAGCAGGCGCTTCGGAGACAGGTTGGTCAGCGACGCGCGCAGTCCGAACGCATGCTGGGCGACGCGGTTGGCGAGCCACGGTGCGGCCGCGGCCAGGATACCGCCCATGAAGGAGCGCATGAAGTCGTTCGGGAAGAAGTGGAAGAAGCACACCAGCCAGGACACCAGCAGCAGGCCGATCGCGCCGGCGTCGCCGAACAGCAGCACGCAGAGCAGGCGCATGCCGGCCGGCAGGTAGATCCAGGCGATACCGGGGACGAATTCGATTTGCGTAAACAGCCATTCGTTCGCGGCCAGCATGGCGACAAATGCGATCATGGTCGTCGCGACCATCGCTGCCTGAAACCGCCACTGAGTCATCAAATCACCGCTTCCTGTAGTATACAATGGCATTATCGCCATTCGGTCCTATTGGAGTTCGATGACAAAGTCGCCCGTCCGTCCCGCAGACATTTATTTGCGCTTCCTGCAACTCGCAGACGCGCTGCGCGGCTTGCCCTCGCTGCCTTCGCTCGATCCGCTGGAAGAGCGTATTCTGGCATTTGTGGCGGTGAAGGCGCAAGCGAATGATCGACTTTCGGTACGCGACATGATGGCTCACGCCGAATTCGGATCGCCCGCCACGGTGCACAGCCGTCTGAAGTCGATGCGCGAAAAGGGCTGGCTGATGCTGGCCGATACCGAGGACACGCGGCGCAAGCAGATCGAGCTGACCCAGGCGGCGCTGCTCCATTTCGACCGGCTGTCCAACTGCCTGGTGAACGCCACCAAGGGCTGAGTGTCGACTCTTGGTAGTCGCACGCCGGTTTTTTTCACCTTCGGCACGAGCTTTGCGCTGCATCAGTCGCGCGCGCCCGCATACGTTTGACACCCCGTTTTCAGGCGGCCACACTGGATGACATGCCAGCTGGGGCGCCTCCATGTTCCTCGAATTTTGCAAGTTGCTTTTTCTTACCGCGCGCGAGTGGCTGCGCCGGCTGGGTGTCGTCGCGCAGCGTGAATCGGCGCGGGCGCCGCGCTTGCCGATCCGCGCGTGGTGGCTGCCCGCCCTGTTCGCCGACGCCCGCTGCGCGCGCCGCGTCGAAGCGCTGGCGCTGCGCCTGACGCGCATGGGCAGCAAGATCGAGTCGCTGCGCGTGCACGTGCGCGGCGCCAGCTACCCCGATGCGGTGGATTCCGACGCCGGTTTTCTCGTGATGCTCACCGAACTGAAACAGGACATGCGCGCGCTGCGCTGCGAAGTGGCGGGCTGGCAGTGCGATTCGGCGGCGCTGGGCAGCGCGCGCCTGCAGCGGGCGCTGGCGGCGATCGCCGTCATCAGCGAGCGCATTTTCACCCAGGCCGACCAGCTGCTGTGGGAGCTTGCGGAGCGCGGCCGCGTGCGCGGCCTGCCGGCTTAGGCCGACAGCCTTTGCCCGTGCCGGGCGTCGTCCGCCGCTTGGTGCTCGCGCAGCCTCAGTGCCTCGCCCATCATCACCAGTACCGGGCCGTGCGCCGCGTCGAGGCCGCGCGCCAGCGTGGACAGGGTCAGGCGCAGGATGCGCTGGTCGGGCCGGCTGCAGTTTTCGACCACCACGACCGGCGTGTCGGCGCGGCGGCCCTGGTCGAGCATGCGCTGCGCTGTGGCGATCGCCTCGCGCCCGCCCATGTACTGCACCAGGGTGTCGGTGTCCGGCACGGCCGGCTGGTCCGCATGTTCCGGCGCGGTGCTCGAGGTGAAGAAGGCCACGCTGCGCGAGACGCCGCGCTTGGTCAGCGGCTGCTTGGTCGCCGCGGCCGCGGCCAGCGCGGTGGTGATGCCGGGGACGACTTCGACCTCGACGCCGGCCTGCTCGAGCGCGCGCAGTTCCTCGTCGGCGCGGCCGAACAGCATCGGGTCGCCGCCCTTGAGGCGCACGACGAGGTCAAATTTACTTGAGTAGTCAAGCATCTGCTTGTTGATGAAGCCTTGCGCGGTCGACAGCTGGCCGCAGCGCTTTCCCACCGCGACCTTCAGCGCCTGCGGGCACAGTTCCAGCATCTCGGGCGTGACCAGCGCGTCGTGCAGCACCACGTCGGCCTGCGCCAGCAGGCGCGCGCCGCGCAGCGTGATCAGGTCCTGGGCGCCGGGGCCGGCGCCGATCAGATAGACTTTTCCGCCCATGCCGTCTCCTTAAGCGTCGAGGCGGATCATGCCCGCGGCGACAGTCTGGTGGGTGACTTCATCGATCAGGATGAAGGCGCCGGTGGCGCGGATGTCGTCGTAGGCGTCGGCCGCCAGCGGCTGCTGCACGGTCAGGCCGATGCGCGCGATGTCGTTCAGCTTCAGTCCTTCGGCCGGATGGCGCTGCTGGGTGTTGATGTCGAGGATGGAATCGACCTTCGTCACCTTGGCCGCGGTCTGGCGCGTGCCATGCTTGATCCAGTACTTGCGGCGCACATCGAGCGGCTCGTCCGACATCCAGCACACGTCGGCGACCACGTTCTTGAGCAGCGTCGCGG
This window of the Massilia sp. R2A-15 genome carries:
- the cobA gene encoding uroporphyrinogen-III C-methyltransferase, with the protein product MGGKVYLIGAGPGAQDLITLRGARLLAQADVVLHDALVTPEMLELCPQALKVAVGKRCGQLSTAQGFINKQMLDYSSKFDLVVRLKGGDPMLFGRADEELRALEQAGVEVEVVPGITTALAAAAATKQPLTKRGVSRSVAFFTSSTAPEHADQPAVPDTDTLVQYMGGREAIATAQRMLDQGRRADTPVVVVENCSRPDQRILRLTLSTLARGLDAAHGPVLVMMGEALRLREHQAADDARHGQRLSA
- the lptF gene encoding LPS export ABC transporter permease LptF, with amino-acid sequence MIFQRALRRELASAAGATFTVLFSIYVTWTLITLLGRAAGGKIASGDVVALIFFAVLNYLPTILILTSFISVLMAVTRSYRDSEMVVWFASGQSLLRWIAPVMTFGLPIVLATASLSLVATPWAKLKSTEFIQRFEKREDLKKVSPGQFKESTTANRVFFVEGAASGSNAVQNVFVNTVEKNGNTVVVAKEGVIEGDGKGGQLLVLKNGRRYQGVPGQADFQSMEFERYSMRVATKVPVLGADLPVDTFTTMALIAAPNRYTMAELLWRLASPLMCAVLMLLAIPLGFVNPRAGSSVNLILALLIFFTYINLVKVFEGSVKQGKAQFGTAWWPLHLTVGLLVMALFAWRLNVNHRYHPLVLLNAWKRSRILGKASAK
- a CDS encoding CreA family protein, which gives rise to MQGTRAALCAALSGAALCASAETVGSVDTAFKLIGPDHKVVVEVFDDPKVAGVSCYLSRAKTGGIKGAIGIAEDKAESSVACRQVGALSFPGKVPRQEEVFSERASIFFKHVRVVRMVDAKRNALVYLVYSDRLIDGSPKNSVTAVPVPANQPIPLQ
- a CDS encoding helix-turn-helix domain-containing protein, whose amino-acid sequence is MTKSPVRPADIYLRFLQLADALRGLPSLPSLDPLEERILAFVAVKAQANDRLSVRDMMAHAEFGSPATVHSRLKSMREKGWLMLADTEDTRRKQIELTQAALLHFDRLSNCLVNATKG
- a CDS encoding leucyl aminopeptidase; amino-acid sequence: MDFSIKAFDTKNTIASAKTGCVAVAVYENKKLSLAARAFDQGGEITAALKSGDITGKAGSTLLLRGVTGAKAERVLLVGLGADEDVSEKSFTTAIGATLKAFAQLGAADAIIALPMMEVKGRDLAWAVRAIVCAAHESVFRTDGQKSKKDPAPTGVRKITLAADFVDSKTKIALAQAEAIANGMDLTKELGNLSANVCTPTYLANTAKKLGKDYGFDIEVLERKQLEALKMGSFLSVTNGSEEPPKFIVLKHMGAKKSDAPVVLVGKGITFDTGGISIKPGPAMDEMKYDMCGAASVLGTFRAIGEMNLKLNVVGIIAACENMPSGRATKPGDIVTSMNGLTIEVLNTDAEGRLVLCDALTYAERFKPAAVVDIATLTGACIVALGHHNSGLFTRSDDAHEALAAELLAAGKEASDTAWRLPIEEAYNEQLKSNFADLGNIGTPGGASVTAACFLENFTRNYTWAHLDIAGTAWKSGGAKGATGRPVPLLSTFLINRT
- a CDS encoding sirohydrochlorin chelatase yields the protein MDARALVLFAHGARAASWAAPFERLRDLTQARLPDVQVSLAFLELMEPRLPAEVARLAAAGVTQVTVVPVFLGQGGHLLRDLPLLVDQMKLAHPSIDIKVVGAVGEDPAVLDAMTAYCVASLG
- a CDS encoding DUF1653 domain-containing protein, whose amino-acid sequence is MQYRHYKGGLYELVCMATLESDLSEMVVYRAADGSIWTRPKDVFFQLVDVDGQMVPRFAPVC
- the lptG gene encoding LPS export ABC transporter permease LptG, with protein sequence MKILQRYFAVNIMQAVAFALVAFLALTAFNDLTAELPSVGQGGYMIQHAFLYVLMLLPGHVYEVMPVAALIGTIYAMSQFAASSEFTIMRASSMSTAMAAWMLFRIGIVFVLITFVFGELITPRTAPLAERLKLSTKGSTVSQQFRSGLWAKDVVHRDGVNGPVTGSRFFNVNQFKPDGQLAGVKLYEFDTSFRLRSLVTAASAAFEGNNTWRLTDVTETLFSNSRVLPAPGELARSGAAVQGMFGQETSAVSTRKLPTMQLVSEVTPKILSVSSADPDRMSANELAVYTRHLAENKQENDRFKIAFWKKLIDPLAIFVLMALALPFAYLQMRSGGVSLKIFIGIMIGVSFLLVNTLFSHLGLLSTWPPLLTAVAPSLLYLLLALGALWRVERH